CCCCCATAGGACCAAACTGACAGAGCAAACTGTAGCACATATTACAGCACAGGACACAAATATTCAAACAGCTTATTCCTGAAACAAAGGCATTTGTGAACAGTTTCAAGGCAGATaagcaacttctgtcaactgcAAGGTTCCAAACAGATAaatcctgctttaaaaaaaaaaaaagaaaaagaaaaagaaaaaccaactAGACATAACTGTTCTGCAGCAGAACCAACTAAACTTACAGCAAGCTTGACAAGTTTTGCAGTTGTGAAAAATATATTACAAGTGGTCTGGAGACAAACAGGACGTTACTTGATCACACAACTCAGTTCAAAAATCCTTAGAGAGCAAAAATATCTGGAGTAAGTGTTCAGTCACTTATGCCCACTCACTCTGTCAGCTAGAGCAATGGACCTGGAGCAGAGTGGAGCATGGACAATTATAGATCAAGTTTGGAGTCCTTTTGAGCAGTGGATCTGGACATACATCTCACTTGTTATAGTCACAACTGTCAACGCTCCAGACTGGCAGCAATTTACACGTCTCTGCATGAACTTCTTgttaactttttgtttgtttgtttgttttaaaatgtctctCATGCAATTCAAGTTCTTGTAACAGGACTGGATGAACGAGGAAGACTGAACATTACCTAGATTAACGCTGGTAGAACTGTCACACATCAGGTCTGTTTCAGAGACAGGGTGATAGAACCACCATTGGTTTTTCTAGACAGCCAAATGTTATCCCAAACTTCCCGAGTAAGTTAACATGATTTTCGCTTTTGATGGACTCTGTACAGGCAACCTATCCTATGCATGACAGTTGTGCGGTATCCAGTATTTTTTATTCTACCTTTTACCTTCCGTGAGTTATGCCTAAAGTGACCATTTTTGGCAGATgttcatttccctcatttttcTCAAAGTtaatttcttcagaaaaaaatatttaaacatccTAAAAGAAATTTTAACACCCAGCTTGAATTTACCTAGGTAAGGTTCAGCAACCCAACATTTTCACCCTTCAAAGGGCAGATCATCTCCCACCCAACTCTTATCAAGAAGGAAATAAAAGAGGTTGTACAGTTTTCAGTTAAAAACTGTCCATTAAAAAGGAACAGCAACTTGGAGTTAGGTAGCTCTTCTCCTAATTTAACACAAGCGACAGATTAGATCTACCCCCCTTTAAACAACCAAGCGGGTAACCTTACTGGTATTTCTTGAGTAGAGAGGAGAAAACATCATTATGAACAGCAGTGCTGAAGCAATTAGATActctttcttctttaaaaaataaaggaaaaaaagcctCAAATCTCCATTTGGACATTTCTGTAACAAAAGGAAAAAGCCACTTTTCCACCAGGGTCAAGTGGCGTATTTGCGAATGCACCTACATTGGATTCCTGTAAGTCATACAATACCAAACGCTCACACTCACTCTCACCCCACGTGCTGCTATAATGTCAGTGTTAGTGTCCCAGGCCGTGTTCTCTGCTTGGAAGTAGCTTCTCTTCCTTTCTGGCTCAAAGTAGAAGATAACTATGTCAGGATATTGGACATAAATTCATTGAAGCGTTTAGAGTACTGCTCAGGATTCACTGTGGAGATCTCCGCTCCAGCCTGCAATGAACAAAGGACAGATTGAGGCACAGGGCTCTGATCTTTGGGGAGTTACAAGGCTGCACTGTGGCACTTGAAGAAGACTCTTCATAACCGCATGTTAAGCCCGGGGGAATGAGGAGACAGCAGGAGGCTGTTACACCAGCATAGGTGGGCAGCAAGAATCACACAAACAAGAATCTGCAGGTTCCAAACTTCTGCCCTTAAGGGACTGACTTTTAGTTTAAGCCTGGGGCTCTGCTCAGGAGAGGGATACATGGCATTTTATTTAGTGTGTTACATTTTTAGAGGCAGATCTGGAAGGAATATGAAAGGCCCATTAACCTGCTATCACCTGATGGCTGTCTGATGTTCTAAGCTGTCAAGGCTGCTCCCTACTCTGACACTCCGAGCAAAGAACGTGGGAACCTGCAAGAGACCTCAAAAAAAATCTCTTAGCTTCTGCTTAAAAGTTTCCCAAAGCCACAAATTCCCTGACcttgggcagcagctgccaccacctaaATGAGGAAAAACCCTCCTTAGAACCCAGGaaaacacacttgggatgtctgtctgtggggtaaccccaagctctggACCGTCCCTTAGGAGTGAGCTtgaaaacagagaaaaacaaactGCAATTTCCAATAGCTGACGTCCCAGTCTtcggcatgcacacacacaaaacctccCGTAGGGCACAAGAATCAAATAATTGCTTTAAAAAAGGcggttttattaacaaaacacagACAACATACTTGTTaagtatacttggttgctaggtgttagaGAGCATCTTCAAAATGGTAGATTAAAAACACAGAGTTACTTCCCtggaattcagtttaaaagttacagtgtacctcagccagcctgagaaatcccaccccaaacccaaaacaaacaagTAACCTGATCGCACctgactaaatatttcctttctactcacatatTGGTTATTGCTTTAGAGGTCTGGATGTAACTGGAAATTCCAAACCTGGTTTCAGACTTAATCCAGCTCTCTCTCCCGCTGGTCTGGCTGCACAAAAGATTCACCCACCAGAtaactgcttcaattaaaaaatttccctctctctttccattggcttacctggctgcttgccaaaacaggtttaaccctttataggcaatttagttaactgaatactGGGGTGTCTGGAAGAGGAATAGTAGCCCCACTGTCCATCACATAAACCAAGCAAAGTTGCTAGGCTTCGTTCCACAGCCTCATGATTCAGGGTCACAAGGAACCACTGCTGCTGGCCCACACACATTGGCACTAAGAGCAGAGAGACAGAAGCCAAGGATTTCTCATCTTATCCTCGAGGGGTCTCTCCAGTTAACTCCTAGGCACGTTGGCTGTGCTCTAACTGTTCCGTGGATAGGAGACTGCAACCCTCAGGGTTGGCAAGCTGGCACTTTGGCCAGAAAGTCAGTTGGGGAAAAGAACGGGAGATCTGGTCAGTGAAAGGTTCTCTCAATGGCCTAGCCCAGTATCTTAGTGGCTGTTGTTTGTACTGCCAAGAGGGAGTGATCTGAGGCCTTGCTCCCCAAGGCAGTGACAACAGAGCAGGAGGCTCAGCCCTGGTGAACAGATGAATGAGGGATACCACCAGGTTATGAAACGGTTCTGCTGCAGATGGAAGAAACTACCAGGCCCACAGAAAACTAGTTTTAGCAAACAGTCAGCACAAGCAAGATGGGAGAGACCCAGAACGCCCCTCTGGGAAGAGAGCAGACCTGCTTACCCCATGTTTCACTGTTTTGGCAGCATGTGCAGCTTTCTTCTTTGTGTCGTACGGCGTAAGAATGTCTATAATGGCCATGAAATACACCTCTTTCTTAGGGGCACCTGAGAAGACACAAGAGTCTCTTTAACACCCCCACCTCAAGCTACATCAGCTGGACTTGAAAAACCGCCAGCAGGTGCCTCTATCAATGAGTACGGAAATCTGCTTTAATGTAATTAACAGGCAAGAGGAGCAGCCTATAAATGGCTGGTCTGTAAGAGGCAGAACAAAGGAGCTACTGGGAACAGAATACGGGACCATGTGACCTCTAGAAACATCTGCCCCTCACATCCCACACTGTGGAACTTAACCATTCACAACAAGCGAAGTTCATAATAAATACTTCTCTCTGGATACACCCCACTCAAATCAGGACACCACTTCCTATCCCCTCACACAACAAGACGCAGCCTCACTCACTGTCATGGCTCTTCATGGCATAGACGTCAACTGAAGGGTCGAACTCCCCAGGCCCGAAGAACCGCGGAAAGTTGAGAAGGTTGCCAGGGCTGTCAGGGGGGGTCCCGTAGGAGCCAATCGGGTTCCCGCCAATGCCGTCATTCTCACACTCTTCATCCTCAGCCCGATCCTCCACATCCATCTCTTCCTGCTCTGCCCGGTCTACGTCATGAATGCCCACAAGCAGGCTGTAGTCCATGATCTTCAGCTGAGCTAAGAACTGGGAAAAGGGggcaaggaaagaaaaacaactgGCTAAGGCGCAGCCCATGCATGAAAGCTGCCTGACGCTTGCCCAGTGCCGCCTCTATTGAGTGTGGCCTCACAGCCAGAGCTGAGAAGGTGAACTCCTTGGCGCTCTCACTGGCTTCATGGGATGTGACATTTGCTTGAAGGACACACACTAGCCAGagttgggaacagaacccagttCTCCTAaccctcagtcccctgctctgaccatTTCCAGTTGAGTTGCAAACACTTCATGGCTTCAGTTGATTTGAGATACTTGCACTGAAAGGGGTTATAGAAGTGCAAACGATTACTGTTAATAACTGGAAGTAACCACTCTATTACagctggagaagggctgtggcAGTGCCTCTGCAAACACAGTCCCATCACTGATCTCCAACAGTGATAAAACTAACTGGTTGTGTCATCAGCACAGAGAAAACACTTCTGCCTTTTGAGCAGACAGCCAGTGGCCATCAAAGGGAGTTTGATCAAAGGACCGCAGCACGGGGAGTGGCCTGCTGCTTCTGACAGAGAGATCAAGTACTGTCAGGCTCTCATCTCCCAGACACCCAGGGCTGGATGCTGCCCTACCCTCCATCTGGCAGGAAATCAGTCCAAATGTTTGCAATGTGCAAGGCAGGCGGTGCCTGTTGGCTACAGGGATGCAGAGGGACCAACGGATGTTGCCAGTttagaaaggaaggaaaagacaTCTGGATGAGGAGAGGCTCATTGCAGAAAGGTATTAGGCAGGGGGCAGATCTAATCCAGGTAACTCAATGGAAATCAGCCAGCGGGGCCTTCTGAGAGGAACCGCAGAAGGGTGGCTGAAACATTTACATCTTGGATCCCACAGGTGGCCAGTGTTGGGCCATTGCCATATGAGCCAAAAGGACAATGGAGCATTTGACACGGTCAGAGACAGGTAACAAAAACAGCTGACCCTTGATGTATGGGGCCAGATGAGTGTCCCTATAGCACCCCATACATTCATTCAGGGGCTCTCGTGCATTCTGACTGGCAAGAGATGAGGGTCTGCCTCCACATTTCCCAGTCTCCTCCATTGCAACTGCAACAGAGGAGGGGTATTTTGATCatatcagaactggaagggaccttgagaggtcgagtcctgtcccctgccctcacaacaggagctgccccagacccttgaaatggtttctcaaggactgaactcacaaccctgggtttacaaggccaatgctctaaccactgagctatccttcccactccccacctAGAAAAAAGGAGCACAGCCACCCCAGATGGGACTTGGACCCACAATCCCCAGTTCTGGAGGTTGATGGGCATGCCCAGTATCCATTAGACTACTGGGTCTTTAAAAAGACTGCTGCTCCTGTACCATTTTCATGGGGAGGGGGCCTAGTGGGGGTCACAAAACCCAGTGGAGACTTGTTCATAGCAACAATCCAAGCCTCACTCAACTCTACCTCCACGTCCCGCTTTAGCTTTTCCAGGAAGTTCTTTTTACTCTCTTCTCCAACATGGAGCTTCTGGCCTTCGTTCAAGAAGTCGTTGTCTTTGAACGTTGGCAAATCCTTGGCCTATGAGAAAGAGGATGTCCTGAGCCCCTTGCCAGAGGTTGCAGCTATTGGTGGGTTTCATTCTTTTGCAAAATATCAACTGGCCTAACATGGCAACGAAATCCAAAGGAAGCTGCACTCAACCTTCTCAAGTAAAAATTTGCTCATTCCCCATACACCTGCAAACAGCATGGAGCAAAACACTTGGATTTATCAGCAAAGGGAGCAGGCCATCAAGAGACCAATAGCAGCTCTGTTGCAAAGGCTGCCAAGAAGAACTGCTTCAGGCGGAAGGCGTGATCAGCAGTCTTGGCCAGGGACAGGCACAAATTGAAGAAAAATCCATGCAGCTGTTTTCAGATTAGAAAAATCTTAAACAAAGTGCTCCTCTGCCCTATCATTACATGGAAAACGTCACCAATCCCTCCACTGTATTTTGAGGACTTTGTAATGTGGACCAAGTGTTTCTGCAACACAAGTGCTTCTCACGGATGTTAAAGAAATTAAGTTTCCCAAACCTTTTGCATGTATAGCTGGGAATTACATTTGTTCATCCTTAGAGCTGCATGTGGAttcacagcagggctgacaggtaccatgggccctggggcaagatggtgCCGGgagggccagctctgcaccccaggatgggtggggccaagggtcgAAAGGGTAGGACCAAGTGACCTGGACTGATGCCCCACCTTCCTCTCTCCAGTAGTGCTCCTACAGCAGTTCAAATGGGCctggtgcaactgccccctttaacTCTGCCACCACCATTGGCAGCCTGGCAATTCATACAAATATTACCTGGTGTCAGACAAGGCCAGGTAAGACAAGAGATCATAATCACAGAGTACTACCACAAAACCAGACATAACAGGGCAATTGTCAGGTGGGGTTGAATTATGCCCAGCTATTGGAGATTTAACTATGAAAAGGGAATCTCTATGGCTCATGCAAGATATCTGTAGTTTTTTTGGGAAGTCACAGCGTAGAGAGGAGACGAAATGGTCTAGGATCCCTCCATTTTCTCCTCTTGAAGACACTGTCAACGTTCCTTTTCCCacccttgtgcagaataaattttatgtccactgaggcacatgcggatgtgcaccaccaattgaaacccacactgcaggctgggggtgctctgctcagCAGcggagtggcacctgaatctctcctgtgtggccgcccaagtactcagcttgcagggaacacagaACGCTGTGATCAACCAATCCATGCTCCCAGCTCAGCCTTCCTGGTTAAGCAAAGTGCTGCTCCTATGTTATTAACATACCTCCAAAAAGCATCAGGGAAAAGCCTGTGGCACTGACGAAGCGTGATCCACTCCACTAAGTGGCTTTGCTATTTGTTACATCCCAGGCCCATGCGTAAGGGTTTGCACTAGGCTTCAGTCTACTACCATGAGTAGGTGCATTGATTTCAATAGTTAACAGCAGTAGTGTTAGGGGGTTTACAGGACTGAAGCCTTAAGCTGGAAGCTCTCTCGAGAAGGGAGTCTGGACCAGACTTACAAAGgggtttaggcacctaaagatgcagGCAGTGCTTAGTTGGATTTACCAAAATGTCTAACCCGGTTAAGTGTCTAACTCCCAATCCAGCTCCTAGCTGCAGACTGGTCTGCAAGATACTTGGCACCATGTGGGCATTGACGGGGTgtatttctgaaagagcagaaATCTCACTGACTTTCAGTGGGACTTCGGCCCTTTTGAAAACATACTAGGTTGATCCTTGGGCCATGTTAATAACAAGGGCCCAGCTGGGACCACACCTAGTCTGCCTTTGCTTTTCTGTGCAACCCCAAAGTAAAGCCTTGCACAGTCTTTTGGGGACTAACACACTCCTGCTCCAATGGGAAATTTGGTGCAGATGATGGAAGCATTTTACTGCACCAGCCATTCAggttgccagtgttccctgtaagctgagtacttgggatgccacccagcagagattcaggtgctgccccactgaacagcagagtgcccacagccggcagcctgtgtttctgttggtggtgcaccactccatatgccttggtgcacataacaaaatttattccacacatagatggaaaaaaattaaagggaaccctgCTTGTCACCAGGCGTCACCATTTACTGACTGCTCTGTATGAAGACAATTAAACTGGCTACAGCCACACCTCCTTGTAAGCACTAATGGGAATGAAAAGTTCTTCCTAAACAGGCAAAGTAAGAGTAACAGTTCATACCTTTTCTTTGTCACTTGCTTCCCTGGACACGGTTGAGCCCTGACAAAAACAAAAGAAGGGCGACATGCCATTAATTCCTGAGGAGCAGGCATCAGCAGGTTAAATTGACCACCACTAGGGGTAAATGTACAATGCTCAGGGCAGGTAGGGGAgaacactgctctttcgaaagtaaaccccatcttcaaaagaatccttcttccctttatttaatgggaagaaggattctttcgaagatggggtttagtttcaaaagagcatcatctacactggatttcttcttttgaaagaagctctttcaaaactagaatatgcaaatgaggtgctgaatatgcgaatatatacctcatttgcatagctctttcgaaagaggaatgcaagtgtagacacacccagactCTCTCAAACATACAGCAGATGAAGGGAGCCCCAGTGTTAGAAGTACCATGTCCCACCTGCATTCTTGGAGCTGAAGGACTGTCAAACTTTAGAGATCCAGGACTTTCCTGTTTCTAAGTTAGGGGTCTTAATCAATATCTCCTCCTCCTTCAATGAGAGACCAGCAGACACCCCTCGTGTGTCAGCCTCAAGACATAAGCTGCTCCAGTTTCCCCAAAATTTGACAAAGTCCTTCAGCAAAAAGGAGGGTCGGGACCTTGTTCATCTAACGTGAAAATCAATGTAGAAGAAGGAAGGGCTCTTCTACAGGGAGAgggacttgtttttaaaaaattcaccTGCCTGACCACAGATGGACCTTACCTTCAGATCGTACTTTCGATGTACTGTCAGCCTGTGACTAAACACATTCCTGGTGACGACCATGTAGGTTTCCACTCCATCCACGGTGAGTCTGTACATGCCCAGgaactgggggaggagggtgttcCCATGGCATTCTACTATGAACTGAAAGAGGAATAAGAAAAAGAAGTCACACTCCAGCTCTTCAGGACTGCACAAAGTTGGTGAGAAGCTATGCGTCTGGTTCTAGCTAAGAATGGGGCTTTCTAATTCCCATCCTATACCTCTGGCTCAAGGgaagcaaaacacacacacaaaagtgtgtTGGGGGCACACTTCCTTGCTGGATGGAAGAGCCATTTTCACGCACACCAGGAGACCCAAATTATGTTTTTAGCTCTGCAAAACAGCAttttcccccacctcacccactgGGAAAGCTTTCCTAAGCACGTGTGGAAGCTTAGGAAGAAGTCTCAGTTTGCAGCTTTTGTGCATTGGCAAGCCCGTGGTTTAGTGATGTAGGGCAACAATATTTACTCTGTTAGGAGAGCCAATTCTTTGGGGGAAAGGTGAAGTTAAAAATCCCACTGTGCTCCAAAAAAGAAGAGAAGACAACACAAAGCCACTGGGCAACAACTACTCCAACGGTACAACTTCCCCTGCATGAAAGCTGTCAAGCAAGCTGGAGTTACGGTCATCCCTTCTGAATCCAAAGGTTAGCCTCAGTTTATCGGGTTCCCACTACTATTCACCAGACATGTCCCTAAGACATGGTCCACTGCCCTCTCCTCGGGTTCTAGACTCACCGTACCTGATGGTACTTCTTGAGTATGTTGTGCATCTCTGCCACATCTTCACTTGACACTGCCTTAATGACAAACCTTCGGTCGTAGGTGGTCAGGAAACGGGCCCCACATCGACCCTGGCTATCGCTGTTCACTGGGGCGCTTCGTGTTACAGAGTTCTGAAGGATGaaaatggggaggggagaaaaggtgCGACCTTCATGAGAGGAGACAGAGAAGGACCATCTTTTAAAGACAAGGCATCAGCTCAACAAGTCCTGCCATTCTCTGTGTATCTTCTCAACAGGATAAACAGACTTCAGAAGGACTGAGgtgtttgtgtttgtacagctcctagcaccatGGTACTTAGTACTTAAGATGGTACTTAAGTTGGATTCTCCACAGCACTGAAGGCAAAAtcatttatttaggtgcctagatCTGGAATCTAGGACTAATTTTTGGCCTCCATCTCAAGAAATCGACAAGCACATTTAACACCAGTGACAAAATACACATTTTGTAGCATGGAAGTCGCttgggatttttcatcccttcagTTATGATGCAAGAGCTCACAACATGTAATTAGAGACTCCTTTGAGCTCCTCCAGCAAAATGAAGGACAGCCAGACTGGATATTCCTGATACACCCAGGACATAAAAACCAATTACTGTAAGAaagaagaattttttaaaagaatgtctCTCTCTATCCATCATAAAGCAGCAAAAACTGGCTTAAGTCTAATTGCTTAGAAATCCTCTGCAAACCTCCTTTAAACTAAAGGCCAGTCAGCTCTTTTTGTTCTTAAGAGTTTGACTAAGGGACCTAGAGACCAGATAAAGGGTTTGTTCTTCCAACATGCAGGAAGAGCTCTTTTTATATTCCTATTCCCACCCTTAGCAACAAGACACAGTAGCTTCTCTCATCCCTTATGGCACAACTGGAACATGGAAACTGAACTGCTGAGTTGTTTCATTCTCTGATCACACCACTTAATGAACAACCCCAGGTCCCGAAGAAAGACAATACAGTGGCGCCTGAGAAATGTGGCAACTGCTATTTCCATAGTAGCCATAGGGTTGATACCTGTTCTACACAGTTTTCCCCATCCCTTAAAGGATCCCACCAGTGTTAATTTAGGACAGTTTTGCTGGTGGCAGCTGAGGTGGGGACAGGTCTGGGACAGCCAACGTTCTGGCAGCTGCCAGAGTTTTAATCATCATGCTGGATGCTGAAAGCAGGGCTAGAAGATGCAGTGCTCAAAATGCCAGATGGTTTATATTAGCACTTTCACTACTGTTGCACCAGTGGGAAATGTTTAGAAGTCTTGTGTAGTTGCCGCCTAAGACAAAAAGCTTCTTTACAATGCTGATTTATATTGTGGTAGCACCTTATGGTCCCAAACCCCATCGTAGGAAATACTTCTTAACTGTCAGcgtggttaagcacaggaataaattgcctgcggaggttgtggaatctccatcactggatatatttaagaccaggttagagaAACTGctatcagagatgatctagatgttTCCTGCCGAGAGTGCAGGGGTTGTTTTAATAACCTCCCGAGGCTCCTggcagttctagtattctacgatGCTATCCTGCAAGGCCCTGTGCAAACACATgacagtccttgccccaaagaacttacagtcTCAGCAGCATTGGCAGGTAAGTGATTGTAAGCTTGTGTTCTGATCTTTGTCCACCCCTCGctgctgtgtgctcctcagtctGCAGTAAACTAATACCACGACCATTTGTTATTTTGCCCTTAGCCATTACTGCAGCCTCCCCCCCGCTGCAACTCCTCTGCCCTGTTCTCACTTCTATTATCCTACCATGTGAATGTGCTAGGCGCTGCATGTACGTACAGGAAGAGACTGTGCATGACTCAGAGACCTTGCTATGTAGGGAGAGAGTGAGGAAGGATTCTCCCCCGCCCCAATTTTACAAGCTGGGTAGTTGAGGCACagagtgacttgtccaaggtccaACAGAGAGTCTGTGGCAAAACTGGGCACTGAAGTCTGATCTCTCTTCTGGCTAAAGGGCCTTCTTTTCCTCTTCTAAAGAAGAatacctccttcccccacagccctggacaTTGTTTTATGCATAAGAGGGAAACTATCATTTTATCAGACTCTGAAACATTTCACATTAATTTGAAATTTCCTTATATTTAGCTATAGAAGCTTATTCTTACACCTGCACGTGTGCTTTGAAATGTGTATCCCTCCAAAGGATGTTATTGCGCCAAACGTACATGCATTTTCTGGATCCCAGCTCCAGACAACAACATATTTTTATGCCAGTAATTACTACTGCTCTCTCTTATCCACCCACGTTGCTTTTTGAAAGCGTACTAGCAGGGGTGCATGGGCCACGGGGGCGAACAGAGTCTGCTGTGAACTAGAGGGGTTTCCAGTTACAAACTAAAAAATAAGACTTGGGGAGAGAGGTTTCCTTTGTGAAGGACACAGTTTAATGCCCCTCGCTTTAAGGCAGTCCGGGAAAAACTCACTTCCTGCCAACTGCCTAGACACGGTTAGGAAAGGCGGGAGAAATCGCTTCTTGCTGACACTTGCAGCTTGGATGTGTGCTAGCTCACACAGCACCATCTCCCAGTTGCCACCGTCAAGCTGATTTCCCTTCTTTTAGCAGAGACAGAAAACAGAAATCCTGATTGGTTGTGGTCACAGTGATCCCTATCCCTCTTGGAGTAGGGATGTTAACATGCACATTCCTGGCCAAATTCCCACTCAAATAATTCCATTCTACCTGCCTGTCACCTTGCTGAAATGTCAGCTGAATGCAGcattcttcacttcctgttccACACAGTCTCAGTCAAACTgtgtgctgttaaacagctgaCACTGTTCCACCTCCGAGGTGGGAGAAATCATTCTTTCAGAGAGACAGGCGCTCTAAGTGCCAGATGAGGCAGGAGAGGAAATTGTCACAATAATGGTGTTCCTGGACAGGTTACTCTCTATTACTCAGAATTGCTTCCTAAGGGAAGAGTATCTAGGCTCCATGAAAACAGGCTCAGGCAGATTAGCCAGAGGACAAAAATAACCACAGAGGGAAAAGCAGCTAGCAGCGAACAAGTAAACAGATGCAAGAGACGCTGACTTGTGTGAAACCAACACCCACGCAGCTATTTCTTACAGCCAACCCTCTGCACATCAGCGAGAGTCTGGACAGCTTTGTCCAAGCTTCCACCTCGCGGTCTGGAGAAAGGCTGGGGTGAAATCATGCCAAGGGGCTGGGCAGCGCAGTCACCTCCTCTGCCAGTAGAATGCAATCGCTGTACAGAGAACGTCTCACAGCAGGATGGGGGAAACCCAACAAAGGCTGGCGTggtgcagccaggaccttgcATATCATGAAAAAGAG
The sequence above is a segment of the Carettochelys insculpta isolate YL-2023 chromosome 28, ASM3395843v1, whole genome shotgun sequence genome. Coding sequences within it:
- the PIP4K2B gene encoding phosphatidylinositol 5-phosphate 4-kinase type-2 beta, which codes for MASNCAGGASAGGVGAALGAALSASKTKTKKKHFVCQKVKLFRASEPLLSVLMWGANHTINELSNVPVPVMLMPDDFKAYSKIKVDNHLFNKENLPSRFKFKEYCPMVFRNLRERFGIDDQDYQNSVTRSAPVNSDSQGRCGARFLTTYDRRFVIKAVSSEDVAEMHNILKKYHQFIVECHGNTLLPQFLGMYRLTVDGVETYMVVTRNVFSHRLTVHRKYDLKGSTVSREASDKEKAKDLPTFKDNDFLNEGQKLHVGEESKKNFLEKLKRDVEFLAQLKIMDYSLLVGIHDVDRAEQEEMDVEDRAEDEECENDGIGGNPIGSYGTPPDSPGNLLNFPRFFGPGEFDPSVDVYAMKSHDSAPKKEVYFMAIIDILTPYDTKKKAAHAAKTVKHGAGAEISTVNPEQYSKRFNEFMSNILT